The following coding sequences lie in one Apium graveolens cultivar Ventura chromosome 3, ASM990537v1, whole genome shotgun sequence genomic window:
- the LOC141714788 gene encoding uncharacterized protein LOC141714788, with protein sequence MSKREEMPLNILLEVEIFNVWGIDFMGPFVSSCNNHYILLAVDYMSKWVEVKALPTNDAKVVLNFLHKQIFTHFGTLRVIISDEESHICNLKFTALMERYHVNHREATAYHPQTNGQAEVSNLEIKRILEKGLVYGTACHLLAELEHKAYWALKKLNLDMEAAGEKRMLQLNELNKFHLQAYENNKLYKEKVKRWHDRRLVHKTFIPGQQVLLFNSRLQLFPGKLKSRWSGPFIVKIVFPHGAVEIFDKHSDQAFKNFCEIPDAVPMSIVREFYVNAKADKNGFFVVRGLTVDYNPTAIRQALGTAFRATGVEVDWPVFGADSMYPPPDSPPEEGDPTDS encoded by the exons atgtccaagagagaAGAGATGCCTCTCAATATTCTTCTTGAAGTTGAGATTTTcaatgtttggggaattgacttcatggggccatttgtctcgtcaTGCAATAATCACTATATTCTTTTGGCGGTGGATTATATGTCCAAATGGGTTGAGGTTAAAGCTTTGCCAACCAACGATGCGAAGGtggtgctaaattttcttcataagcagatattcacacaTTTCGGTACTTTAAgggtcataatcagtgatgaggaaTCGCATATCTGCAATCTCAAATTTACTGCATTAATGGAAAGATATCATGTGAATCATCGTGAGGCCacagcttatcatcctcaaactaatgggcaaGCTGAAGTCTCTAATCTAGAGATCAAGCGCATCTTAGAGAAGGGT TTGGTATATGGTACGGCGTGTCATTTGCTTGCGGAGCTAGaacataaagcatattgggctttaaagaagttgaatcttgataTGGAGGCTGCTGGAGAAAAGAGAATGCTCCAACTTAATGAACTCAACAAATTTCATCTACAGGCTTATGAAAACAACAAGTTATACAAAGAGAAGGTCAAGAGATGGCATGATAGGAGGTTAGTGCACAAGACATTTATTCCTGGTCAACAAGTTctattattcaactctcgtctccaacTTTTTCCAGGAAAGCTTAAGTCACGGTGGTCAGGTCCGTTCattgtcaaaattgtgtttccacatggagctgtGGAAATTTTTGATAAGcattcggaccaagcattcaaa AATTTTTGTGAGATACCCGATGCGGTCCCGATGAGCATTGTGCGGGAATTTTATGTGAATGCTAAGGCGGACAAGAATGGGTTTTTTGTTGTTCGTGGGTTGACAGTTGATTATAATCCCACAGCTATTCGTCAG GCTTTGGGTACTGCTTTCCGGGCCACTGGTGTCGAGGTCGATTGGCCTGTATTTGGAGCCGATTCTATGTACCCGCCACCTGATAGTCCACCCGAGGAAGGTGATCCTACTGACAGCTAG